From a single Prochlorococcus sp. MIT 0603 genomic region:
- a CDS encoding DUF4912 domain-containing protein — MILFEKVNQKIKRSITKIFNYLSKNETTILINFIESGLLECKWNLAKYDKEKILSDEDFCLCIRLYDITNITNKGSCTCIMKEVEVRKDSSEEFLRAPVLDGNLLIEIGYRKPYGDWFLLASSSLILSSRNPTILYPDDSWFYLPSRNTKRPATIHEKIYQLSKTELGNGSEEIHK; from the coding sequence ATGATTCTTTTTGAGAAGGTTAATCAGAAGATTAAAAGATCAATTACAAAAATATTTAATTATCTTAGTAAAAATGAAACTACTATATTAATTAACTTTATTGAAAGTGGTTTATTAGAGTGTAAATGGAATTTAGCAAAATATGATAAGGAAAAAATCCTCAGTGATGAAGACTTTTGTTTGTGCATTAGATTATATGACATAACTAATATTACTAATAAAGGAAGCTGTACTTGTATTATGAAGGAAGTAGAGGTTAGAAAAGATTCTTCTGAAGAGTTTTTGCGAGCACCTGTTTTAGATGGAAACCTTTTAATAGAGATTGGTTATAGGAAGCCTTATGGTGATTGGTTCCTATTAGCCTCATCGTCGTTAATATTATCCTCAAGAAATCCTACAATACTTTATCCTGATGATTCATGGTTCTATTTACCTTCAAGGAATACAAAACGACCTGCAACTATTCATGAGAAAATATATCAACTATCTAAGACTGAATTGGGTAATGGTTCTGAAGAAATTCACAAATAA
- the petP gene encoding cytochrome b6-f complex subunit PetP, with the protein MGSVVTIDPELMIDKVSSDLFELLSTSPHGEVVDYKINDGTDIGLILKLNTGELIWLFADEIQSMKSQLIEGSEIITISNYQYEKRYKKLTLKKDLSYVLNPLRFLEWLTISLKDVY; encoded by the coding sequence TTGGGTTCAGTAGTAACAATTGATCCTGAATTAATGATCGACAAAGTCTCTTCTGATCTATTTGAGCTATTGTCTACAAGTCCTCATGGAGAAGTAGTGGACTATAAAATCAATGATGGTACAGATATAGGGTTAATCTTAAAGCTTAATACTGGAGAGTTAATATGGTTATTTGCGGATGAAATACAAAGCATGAAATCACAATTAATAGAAGGTTCAGAAATAATAACTATCAGCAACTATCAATATGAGAAAAGATATAAAAAACTAACTTTAAAAAAGGATTTGAGTTATGTATTAAACCCTTTAAGATTCCTTGAGTGGCTTACAATCTCCTTAAAAGACGTATATTAA
- a CDS encoding DUF3303 domain-containing protein, whose product MQFYVVSCVVPSETQDEGYTAFIKYMEDGAKMDKFEGFELIARLHMPESGELCIICKASDTKALFKHFMFWRSAFGCEFLYRPALTCAEMVEMQKMHNSEMESKGF is encoded by the coding sequence ATGCAATTTTACGTTGTTTCATGCGTTGTGCCTTCTGAAACTCAAGACGAAGGCTATACAGCATTTATAAAATATATGGAAGATGGTGCAAAAATGGATAAGTTCGAAGGTTTTGAATTAATTGCACGATTACATATGCCTGAGTCAGGAGAACTTTGCATAATATGCAAGGCTTCAGATACAAAGGCACTTTTTAAACATTTCATGTTTTGGCGATCTGCATTTGGGTGTGAATTTCTATACAGGCCAGCCTTGACCTGTGCTGAAATGGTTGAAATGCAAAAGATGCACAATTCTGAAATGGAAAGCAAAGGATTTTAA